In a single window of the Aquarana catesbeiana isolate 2022-GZ linkage group LG13, ASM4218655v1, whole genome shotgun sequence genome:
- the LOC141116441 gene encoding uncharacterized protein, whose product MEKKLAGLAFWLKFQGLPDFTKDFWVRQGMKGYRRAKPGRDSRRPVSFQLLGQLVGCLNNVCSTGYEAVLFRAAFALAFFGAFRISELVSPSKREKGGLGESDVRCGEDRLAILIRKSKTDQRGKGKTVQVFALPGSPLCPVKLVSEFIAIRPGGGEVPFLRHQDGSFLSRFQFNAIFKRCLGVLGLEGEKFSSHSFRIGAATEAVRWGLDDAAVKRIGRWESRRFRSYVRPQLVIG is encoded by the coding sequence ATGGAGAAGAAGTTGGCAGGTTTGGCGTTTTGGTTGAAATTTCAAGGTTTGCCGGACTTTACGAAAGATTTTTGGGTCAGGCAGGGTATGAAGGGTTATAGGCGGGCCAAGCCGGGGAGGGACTCCAGGCGGCCTGTTTCGTTCCAGTTGTTGGGTCAGTTAGTTGGATGTTTAAACAATGTTTGCTCGACAGGATATGAAGCGGTGTTGTTCAGGGCGGCATTCGCCTTGGCGTTCTTTGGTGCATTTCGGATCAGTGAGTTGGTTAGCCCctcaaaaagagaaaaaggggggttgggggagTCAGACGTCCGATGTGGGGAGGACAGGTTGGCCATATTGATTAGAAAGTCAAAAACAGATCAGCGGGGCAAGGGTAAGACCGTGCAGGTTTTTGCGTTGCCCGGCTCTCCCTTGTGCCCAGTTAAATTGGTGAGTGAGTTTATAGCTATACGCCCGGGGGGGGGGGAAGTCCCCTTTTTAAGACACCAGGATGGCTCGTTTCTATCACGATTTCAGTTTAATGCAATTTTCAAAAGATGTTTGGGGGTATTAGGTCTAGAGGGTGAAAAGTTTTCATCACATTCATTTAGGATAGGGGCAGCTACGGAAGCGGTACGGTGGGGATTGGATGATGCAGCGGTAAAgaggattgggagatgggaatcCAGGCGGTTTAGGTCCTATGTTCGCCCACAGTTAGTGATtgggtaa